In the Mycolicibacter sp. MU0102 genome, one interval contains:
- a CDS encoding ABC1 kinase family protein, protein MRSDVSEIKRGSAARNAKLASLPVGFAGRAALGLGKRLTGKSKDEVTAELMEKAANQLFTVLGELKGGAMKVGQALSVMEAAIPEEFGEPYREALTKLQKDAPPLPADKVHRVLDAQLGTKWRERFTEFDDTPIASASIGQVHKAVWADGRPVAVKIQYPGADEALRADLKTIRRLTGIFKQLAPGVDVKGVIDELIERTEMELDYRLEADNQRIFAKAYAGHPHFHIPNVVASAPKTVIQEWIDGVGMAEIIRNGTVEQRDLMGTRLAEFTWDAARRLELIHGDAHPGNFMLLPDGRMGIIDFGAVAPMPGGFPPELGASVRYAQVKDYDKVIAVMRQGGFIQKGQDVSVREIDEMFRQYVEPVEVEVFHYSRKWLMRIAGKQLERPVEQIKTARQLDLPPKLAMPMRVLGSTTAIMCQLDAHVPIKRLSEELVPGYANPDDVAVGPSA, encoded by the coding sequence ATGAGGAGTGACGTGTCAGAAATCAAACGCGGAAGCGCAGCGCGCAATGCGAAGCTGGCCAGCCTGCCCGTCGGCTTTGCCGGCCGGGCAGCACTCGGGCTCGGGAAGCGGCTGACCGGCAAGTCCAAGGACGAGGTCACCGCCGAGCTCATGGAGAAGGCGGCCAACCAGCTGTTCACCGTCTTGGGCGAGCTCAAGGGCGGGGCCATGAAGGTGGGCCAGGCCCTGTCGGTGATGGAGGCGGCCATCCCCGAGGAGTTCGGCGAGCCCTACCGGGAGGCGCTGACCAAGCTGCAGAAGGATGCGCCGCCGCTGCCCGCGGACAAGGTGCACCGGGTGCTCGACGCCCAGCTGGGCACCAAGTGGCGGGAGCGCTTCACCGAATTCGATGACACCCCCATCGCCTCAGCCAGCATCGGACAGGTGCACAAGGCGGTGTGGGCCGACGGCCGTCCCGTGGCGGTCAAGATCCAGTACCCCGGCGCCGATGAGGCGCTGCGCGCCGACCTCAAGACGATCCGCCGGTTGACCGGCATCTTCAAGCAGCTCGCCCCCGGCGTGGACGTCAAGGGTGTCATCGACGAGCTGATCGAACGCACCGAGATGGAGCTGGACTACCGGCTGGAAGCCGACAACCAGCGCATTTTCGCCAAGGCCTACGCCGGCCACCCGCACTTCCATATCCCCAACGTGGTGGCGAGCGCCCCCAAGACGGTGATCCAGGAGTGGATCGACGGCGTCGGCATGGCCGAGATCATCCGCAACGGCACCGTCGAGCAGCGCGACCTGATGGGCACCCGGCTGGCCGAGTTCACCTGGGACGCCGCCCGCCGGCTCGAGCTGATCCACGGCGACGCCCACCCGGGCAACTTCATGCTGCTGCCCGACGGCCGGATGGGCATCATCGATTTCGGCGCGGTGGCGCCGATGCCGGGCGGTTTCCCCCCGGAGCTGGGCGCCTCGGTGCGCTACGCCCAGGTCAAGGACTACGACAAGGTCATCGCGGTCATGCGCCAGGGCGGCTTCATCCAGAAGGGCCAGGACGTCTCGGTGCGCGAGATCGACGAGATGTTCCGTCAGTACGTCGAACCGGTCGAGGTCGAGGTGTTCCACTACAGCCGCAAGTGGCTGATGCGGATCGCCGGCAAGCAACTGGAGCGCCCCGTCGAGCAGATCAAGACCGCGCGGCAGCTGGACCTGCCGCCCAAACTCGCGATGCCGATGCGGGTGCTCGGATCCACCACGGCGATCATGTGTCAGCTCGATGCCCACGTGCCGATCAAGCGGCTCTCCGAGGAATTGGTGCCGGGCTACGCCAATCCCGACGACGTCGCGGTCGGCCCGTCCGCCTGA
- a CDS encoding WhiB family transcriptional regulator, with amino-acid sequence MSRTLKLPCNSDPDLWFADDPADLERAKARCAQCPIRQQCLAAALQRAEPWGVWGGEILDRGSVIGRKRPRGRPRKEPVAA; translated from the coding sequence ATGTCGAGAACCCTGAAGTTGCCGTGTAACAGCGATCCCGACCTGTGGTTCGCCGACGACCCGGCCGATCTGGAGCGGGCCAAGGCACGGTGTGCTCAGTGCCCGATCCGTCAGCAGTGCCTGGCGGCGGCGCTGCAGCGCGCCGAGCCGTGGGGGGTGTGGGGCGGTGAGATCCTCGATCGGGGCAGCGTCATCGGCCGCAAGCGGCCGCGCGGCCGTCCGCGTAAGGAGCCGGTGGCCGCGTGA
- a CDS encoding ATP-dependent DNA helicase UvrD2, whose protein sequence is MDAMDALIAGLDEEQRAAVLAPRGPVCVLAGAGTGKTRTITHRIAQLVAGGHVAPGQVLAVTFTQRAAGEMRSRLRALGSAAGAGAAAGVGGVQALTFHAAARRQLRYFWPRVVGDTGWELLDRKFGVVARAAGHAGLRLSNDDVRDVAGEIEWAKASLIGPEQYPAAVAADGRDIPLDAAKLADVYAGYEALKARGEVAMLDFDDLLLHTAAAIENDAAVAAEFRDRYRCFVVDEYQDVTPLQQRVLSAWLGERDDLTVVGDANQTIYSFTGASPRYLLDFTRRFPEAALVRLERDYRSTPEVVSLANRVIAAARGRVAGSKLKLIGQRESGPTPTFREHPDEVAEAAAVAKSIARLIHDGISPAEIAVLYRINAQSEVYEEALTEAGIAYQVRGGEGFFTRQEIRQALVALQRAAERAAARDADGVGPLPEVVRGVLEPLGLTTEPPTGAKARERWEALGALAELVDDEVAQRPDLSLPELLTELRMRADSRHPPTVQGVTLASLHAAKGLEWDAVFLVGLADGTLPISHALAHGADSEAVEEERRLLYVGVTRARIHLTLSWALARAPGGRAGRKPSRFLSGIDGAVPQSDSRTPTKRRARGAPKHCRICNKALATPAAIMLNRCETCAADVDTELLVALKDWRLRTATELKVPAYIVFSDNTLTAIAEMLPGDEAALVAIPGIGARKLEQFGSDVLELVRNRG, encoded by the coding sequence ATGGACGCCATGGATGCGCTCATCGCCGGGCTGGACGAGGAGCAGCGCGCTGCGGTACTGGCGCCTCGGGGCCCGGTGTGCGTGCTCGCCGGCGCCGGCACCGGCAAGACCCGCACCATCACCCACCGCATCGCCCAGCTGGTCGCGGGCGGTCACGTCGCGCCCGGACAGGTGCTGGCAGTGACATTCACCCAGCGCGCCGCCGGCGAGATGCGGTCGCGGCTGCGTGCACTGGGCTCGGCGGCCGGCGCGGGTGCCGCCGCCGGGGTCGGCGGAGTGCAGGCGCTGACGTTCCACGCTGCCGCCCGGCGGCAGTTGCGTTACTTCTGGCCGCGGGTGGTCGGCGACACCGGCTGGGAACTGCTGGACCGCAAATTCGGGGTGGTCGCCCGCGCCGCCGGCCACGCGGGTCTGCGGCTGAGCAATGACGACGTCCGCGACGTGGCCGGCGAGATCGAGTGGGCCAAAGCATCCCTGATCGGGCCGGAGCAGTACCCCGCGGCGGTGGCTGCGGACGGCCGGGACATCCCGTTGGATGCGGCGAAGCTGGCCGACGTCTACGCCGGTTACGAGGCGCTGAAGGCCCGCGGCGAAGTGGCGATGCTCGACTTCGACGATCTGCTGCTGCACACGGCCGCCGCGATCGAGAATGACGCGGCAGTGGCCGCCGAATTCCGGGACCGCTACCGCTGCTTCGTCGTCGACGAATACCAGGACGTCACGCCGCTGCAGCAGCGGGTGTTGTCGGCCTGGCTGGGGGAGCGCGACGACTTGACCGTGGTCGGCGACGCCAACCAGACCATCTATTCGTTCACCGGCGCCTCGCCGCGCTATCTGCTGGACTTCACTCGCCGATTTCCCGAGGCCGCGCTGGTGCGCCTGGAACGGGACTACCGGTCCACGCCCGAGGTGGTGTCGTTGGCCAACCGGGTGATCGCCGCCGCACGTGGACGGGTGGCCGGCAGCAAGCTGAAGCTGATCGGCCAGCGCGAATCCGGCCCGACGCCGACTTTCCGGGAGCATCCCGACGAGGTCGCCGAGGCCGCGGCAGTCGCCAAGTCCATCGCCCGGCTGATCCACGACGGCATCTCGCCGGCCGAGATCGCCGTGCTGTACCGGATCAACGCGCAGTCGGAGGTCTACGAGGAGGCGCTCACCGAGGCCGGCATTGCCTATCAGGTGCGCGGCGGCGAGGGTTTCTTCACCCGCCAGGAGATCCGCCAGGCGCTGGTTGCCCTGCAGCGCGCCGCCGAAAGAGCAGCGGCGCGCGATGCCGACGGTGTTGGGCCGCTCCCTGAGGTGGTGCGTGGCGTGCTGGAACCGCTCGGTCTGACCACCGAACCCCCGACCGGAGCCAAGGCGCGCGAGCGCTGGGAGGCGCTCGGTGCGCTGGCCGAACTGGTCGACGACGAGGTGGCCCAACGCCCCGACCTCAGCCTGCCCGAGCTGTTGACCGAGCTGCGCATGCGCGCTGACTCCCGGCATCCGCCGACGGTGCAGGGCGTCACCCTGGCGTCGCTGCATGCGGCCAAGGGTCTGGAGTGGGACGCCGTGTTCCTGGTGGGCCTTGCCGACGGCACCCTGCCCATCTCGCACGCGCTGGCGCACGGCGCGGACAGCGAGGCCGTCGAAGAGGAACGCCGACTGCTCTATGTCGGCGTCACCCGGGCCCGGATCCACCTGACACTGAGCTGGGCGCTGGCCCGCGCCCCGGGCGGGCGGGCCGGCCGCAAGCCGTCGCGGTTCTTGAGCGGTATTGATGGCGCGGTGCCGCAGTCGGATTCGCGTACACCCACCAAGCGCCGGGCCCGGGGCGCCCCGAAGCACTGCCGCATCTGCAACAAGGCGCTGGCCACCCCGGCGGCCATCATGCTCAACCGTTGCGAGACCTGCGCCGCCGACGTCGACACCGAGCTTCTGGTGGCGCTCAAGGACTGGCGGCTGCGCACCGCCACCGAGCTGAAAGTGCCCGCCTACATCGTCTTTTCCGACAATACCCTGACCGCGATCGCCGAGATGCTGCCCGGTGACGAGGCAGCCCTGGTGGCTATCCCGGGCATCGGCGCGCGCAAGCTGGAACAGTTCGGCTCTGATGTGCTGGAGCTGGTCCGCAACCGGGGTTGA